From Haloglomus litoreum, the proteins below share one genomic window:
- a CDS encoding penicillin acylase family protein, producing the protein MQRRDFTKLLGGLAGTGLAGTATAETDGFNPNLQEDPLEEIEILTTEYNESHIYGDSVYALGYGNGYVQARDRLFLLDAVRHIGYGNSAQVLGPAQLSSDIQVRRDLYSPEQIQRQWEEASQTIKEAVRGYTDGVNRRMTEMAAQGELPGIFAALGHAPEPWKPEDTVAAINYLIGFFGVGGGSELGNAKTLAKLKENLGSERDAFEAYGDLNWLETTDDHFTSIAPGDEDYDPDLVETVPEYEDVPREQLDLVDAALGAETWGIETDLSIPEDVQNGIRSGQGLMTGFKWGSNAFVFSGELTETGTPMLGGGPQMGFFKPPIPYEVGLHGAGFDMTGMGVVGAPALVIGRTDTLAWTVTSGRDDQVDTIAVELDPEDRHRYRWDGEWHTMATETVVHKANPAGAVLTGGSGTRVVEQEVARVEQDGATMPVVAWNPDENVAWCQRTTTRGEELEGAFAWAELARSDDLEDFEHRLAEFPFTFNFHVVEYEEDDDGTVERENIAYYHTGKIPDRYEGRDYRLPATPDTHEWTATYSGTGLGTTDRNSSRGYYVNWNNGPAAGWRAGDGEQNWGSRHRVETQNHFIRQKLDIPEGVPVGEETAEQARSTVSLEDVRDIEYQSAKHDATAQVSAPYLRDAAEDAEDLQDVATVLTEWLDDFCSWEDLTDDDRMDYPGHSVFLRARKKLQQRVFDDELDGEQGTLSLRPTTSRHASDSGNATSDVTFIDALAGDTAHDWFATASNDGLATFDAERRDEVIRSVLREVKAELRDEYGSDPSTWRDAILKSKFLSIGASSRTVIDVQNRSSYNQAIDMGFALSDDTQTWQDNAQDVLPPSNSGHQNAQEVARTQATGEEPERLHDQLDIYVENGEYKPHPHTRTQVEDVAVESTTVRVTPEHQYTPVVPAAPRPLPNPIDIPGAEPPSPGDAPSPPEGGAPSPASADDQGADAADDGAGDTGAVEDATDGATEAADDATDAVTEGGRPTGFVSDTDGFY; encoded by the coding sequence ATGCAGCGACGAGACTTCACGAAACTGCTCGGTGGGCTGGCGGGGACCGGTCTCGCGGGGACGGCCACGGCCGAGACGGACGGGTTCAACCCGAACCTGCAGGAGGACCCGCTCGAGGAGATCGAGATCCTGACGACGGAGTACAACGAGAGCCACATCTACGGGGACAGCGTCTACGCGCTGGGCTACGGCAACGGCTACGTCCAGGCTCGTGACCGGCTGTTCCTGCTGGACGCCGTCCGCCACATCGGTTACGGCAACAGCGCGCAGGTGCTCGGGCCGGCCCAGCTCTCCTCGGACATCCAGGTCCGGCGGGACCTCTACAGCCCGGAGCAGATCCAGCGCCAGTGGGAAGAGGCCTCCCAGACCATCAAGGAGGCCGTCCGCGGCTACACGGACGGCGTCAACCGGCGGATGACGGAGATGGCCGCGCAGGGCGAACTGCCGGGCATCTTCGCCGCGCTGGGTCACGCCCCCGAGCCGTGGAAGCCCGAGGACACGGTCGCGGCCATCAACTACCTCATCGGCTTCTTCGGCGTCGGCGGCGGGAGCGAACTCGGCAACGCGAAGACGCTGGCGAAGCTGAAGGAGAACCTCGGGAGCGAGCGGGACGCGTTCGAGGCGTACGGCGACCTGAACTGGCTGGAGACGACCGACGACCACTTCACCAGCATCGCCCCGGGCGACGAGGACTACGACCCGGACCTCGTCGAGACGGTTCCGGAGTACGAGGACGTGCCGCGCGAGCAACTCGACCTCGTGGATGCCGCACTCGGCGCCGAGACGTGGGGCATCGAGACGGACCTCAGCATCCCCGAGGACGTCCAGAACGGCATCCGGTCGGGGCAGGGCCTCATGACGGGATTCAAGTGGGGCTCGAACGCGTTCGTCTTCAGCGGGGAGTTGACCGAGACCGGGACGCCGATGCTGGGCGGCGGCCCGCAGATGGGCTTCTTCAAGCCGCCCATCCCGTACGAGGTCGGCCTGCACGGTGCGGGCTTCGACATGACCGGGATGGGCGTCGTCGGGGCGCCCGCGCTCGTCATCGGCCGGACGGACACGCTCGCATGGACCGTCACCTCGGGCCGCGACGACCAGGTCGACACCATCGCGGTCGAACTCGACCCCGAGGACAGGCACCGTTACCGGTGGGACGGCGAGTGGCACACGATGGCGACCGAGACGGTGGTCCACAAGGCCAACCCCGCGGGTGCGGTCCTCACGGGTGGGTCGGGCACCCGCGTCGTCGAGCAGGAGGTCGCTCGCGTCGAACAGGACGGCGCCACCATGCCCGTCGTCGCCTGGAACCCCGACGAGAACGTCGCGTGGTGCCAGCGGACGACCACACGGGGCGAGGAACTGGAGGGGGCGTTCGCGTGGGCGGAACTCGCGCGCTCCGACGACCTCGAGGACTTCGAGCACCGCCTCGCCGAGTTCCCGTTCACGTTCAACTTCCACGTCGTCGAGTACGAGGAGGACGACGACGGCACCGTCGAACGCGAGAACATCGCGTACTACCACACCGGGAAGATCCCCGACCGATACGAGGGCCGGGACTACCGGCTCCCGGCGACGCCCGACACCCACGAGTGGACGGCCACCTACTCCGGAACCGGTCTCGGAACCACCGACAGGAACTCCTCGCGCGGCTACTACGTCAACTGGAACAACGGACCCGCCGCGGGCTGGCGGGCGGGTGACGGCGAGCAGAACTGGGGGTCACGCCACCGCGTCGAGACCCAGAACCACTTCATCCGGCAGAAGCTCGACATCCCCGAGGGCGTGCCCGTCGGCGAGGAGACGGCCGAACAGGCGCGCTCGACCGTCTCGCTCGAGGACGTGCGCGACATCGAGTACCAGTCCGCGAAGCACGATGCCACCGCGCAGGTCTCGGCGCCGTACCTGCGTGACGCCGCGGAGGATGCCGAGGACCTGCAGGACGTGGCCACGGTGCTGACCGAGTGGCTCGACGACTTCTGCTCGTGGGAGGACCTGACCGACGACGACCGGATGGACTACCCGGGGCACTCGGTGTTCCTCCGGGCCCGGAAGAAGCTCCAGCAGCGGGTCTTCGACGACGAACTCGACGGCGAGCAGGGGACGCTCTCCCTGCGCCCGACGACGAGCCGACACGCCTCCGACTCGGGGAACGCCACCAGCGACGTCACGTTCATCGACGCGCTGGCGGGCGACACCGCCCACGACTGGTTCGCCACGGCCAGCAACGACGGACTCGCCACGTTCGACGCCGAGCGCCGGGACGAGGTCATCCGCTCGGTACTCCGCGAGGTGAAGGCCGAACTACGCGATGAGTACGGCTCCGACCCCTCGACGTGGCGTGACGCCATCCTGAAGAGCAAGTTCCTCTCCATCGGCGCCTCCAGCCGGACGGTCATCGATGTCCAGAACCGCTCCTCGTACAACCAGGCCATCGACATGGGGTTCGCGCTGAGCGACGACACGCAGACCTGGCAGGACAACGCCCAGGACGTGCTCCCGCCGAGCAATTCCGGTCACCAGAACGCACAGGAGGTCGCGCGGACGCAGGCGACCGGCGAGGAGCCCGAACGACTCCACGATCAGCTGGACATCTACGTCGAGAACGGCGAGTACAAGCCCCACCCACACACGCGCACGCAGGTCGAGGACGTGGCCGTCGAATCGACGACGGTCCGGGTCACTCCGGAGCACCAGTACACGCCGGTCGTCCCGGCCGCTCCCCGTCCGCTGCCGAATCCCATCGACATCCCCGGCGCGGAGCCGCCGTCCCCGGGTGACGCGCCCTCGCCCCCGGAGGGAGGCGCCCCGTCGCCCGCGTCGGCGGACGACCAGGGGGCCGACGCCGCGGACGACGGGGCGGGGGACACCGGAGCGGTCGAGGACGCGACGGACGGCGCGACCGAGGCGGCCGACGACGCGACCGACGCCGTGACGGAGGGCGGTCGACCGACGGGGTTCGTCTCCGACACGGACGGGTTCTACTGA
- a CDS encoding acyl-CoA dehydrogenase family protein produces MATDPIDYDALDEAADCSYWEYDPTLRGVAERLYPESDLNWARSRLSEFGEVLGHTVAHNADLIDENPPELHTYDDYGEVQNHVEYHPKQFENERITYEEFGLSHDVFHAPEGRDEPLNISHALLMQTYLSYADQGFTCPASMTVGAAIVLDKFDDGSLSGFFQQLTTDDYDDHIEGAMFLTEKQGGSDVGANETRAEPADPETVSDDAPEDAEVYRLYGEKWFCSNIDGQGALALARTPDAEEGTAGLSLFLVPHEVDGEPNGQLYRRLKDKLGTLSVPTGEIEFEGAEAYLVGEEERGFKYMAEMMNYERLSNAAASVSAIGRTLLAAKVRAADREAFGDVIQEYPLMRRDLVEMTVDYEAAAAFTFEAARLMDEREAEGDESEAYRLMRLLIPIAKYRTARMAVDGTSYAMEILGGNGYVSGFVTERFFRDAQVLPIWEGPSNVLSLDVLRALEREQAAESLLPYVQEKLDAVEHPHLEPLAEEVEAAFTDLQRGLGALAGEDGDYAQYQAKKLADLIFDVVTGALLLEQAQDDIERGEARRALVAEGFVNTRFRDESRHIDSGERFAMTDEVFDAVARYASVEPDALVDAPEPTADD; encoded by the coding sequence ATGGCAACGGACCCCATCGACTACGATGCCCTCGACGAGGCGGCCGACTGCAGCTACTGGGAGTACGACCCCACGCTGCGCGGGGTCGCCGAGCGGCTGTACCCGGAGTCGGACCTGAACTGGGCGCGGAGCCGGCTCTCGGAGTTCGGCGAGGTCCTCGGGCACACGGTCGCCCACAACGCCGACCTGATCGACGAGAACCCGCCCGAACTGCACACCTACGACGACTACGGCGAGGTCCAGAACCACGTCGAGTACCACCCGAAGCAGTTCGAGAACGAGCGCATCACCTACGAGGAGTTCGGCCTCAGCCACGACGTCTTCCACGCGCCCGAGGGGCGCGACGAACCGCTGAACATCTCGCACGCCCTCCTGATGCAGACGTACCTCTCGTACGCCGACCAGGGGTTCACCTGCCCCGCTTCGATGACCGTCGGCGCGGCCATCGTCCTCGACAAGTTCGACGACGGGTCGCTCTCGGGGTTCTTCCAGCAGCTCACGACCGACGACTACGACGACCACATCGAGGGCGCCATGTTCCTCACGGAGAAGCAGGGCGGCTCCGATGTCGGCGCGAACGAGACCCGCGCCGAACCCGCGGACCCGGAGACCGTCTCCGACGACGCGCCCGAGGACGCCGAGGTGTATCGGCTCTACGGCGAGAAGTGGTTCTGCTCGAACATCGACGGCCAGGGCGCGCTCGCGCTCGCCCGGACGCCCGACGCGGAGGAGGGAACTGCCGGCCTCTCGCTGTTCCTCGTCCCCCACGAGGTGGACGGCGAGCCCAACGGGCAGCTCTACCGCCGGCTGAAGGACAAGCTCGGGACGCTCTCGGTCCCGACGGGCGAGATCGAGTTCGAGGGCGCCGAGGCGTACCTCGTCGGTGAGGAGGAGCGCGGCTTCAAGTACATGGCCGAGATGATGAACTACGAGCGGCTCTCGAACGCGGCCGCCTCTGTGTCGGCCATCGGCCGCACGCTGCTCGCGGCGAAGGTCCGCGCGGCAGACCGCGAGGCGTTCGGCGACGTCATCCAGGAGTACCCCCTGATGCGCCGGGACCTCGTCGAGATGACCGTCGACTACGAGGCCGCCGCGGCGTTCACCTTCGAGGCCGCGCGGCTGATGGACGAGCGCGAGGCCGAAGGGGACGAGAGCGAGGCCTACCGGCTGATGCGCCTGCTCATCCCCATCGCGAAGTACCGGACCGCCCGGATGGCCGTCGACGGGACCAGCTACGCGATGGAGATCCTCGGCGGCAACGGCTACGTCTCCGGGTTCGTCACGGAGCGGTTCTTCCGCGACGCGCAGGTGCTCCCCATCTGGGAGGGCCCCTCGAACGTCCTCTCGCTCGATGTCCTGCGCGCGCTGGAGCGCGAGCAGGCCGCCGAATCGCTGCTGCCGTACGTACAGGAGAAGCTCGACGCCGTCGAGCACCCGCACCTCGAACCGCTGGCCGAGGAGGTGGAGGCCGCGTTCACCGACCTCCAGCGCGGCCTCGGCGCGCTCGCCGGCGAGGACGGCGACTACGCCCAGTACCAGGCCAAGAAACTCGCCGACCTCATCTTCGACGTGGTGACGGGCGCCCTGCTGCTCGAACAGGCCCAGGACGACATCGAGCGGGGGGAGGCCCGTCGGGCGCTGGTGGCGGAGGGCTTCGTCAACACCCGCTTCCGCGACGAATCCCGGCATATCGACTCGGGAGAGCGCTTCGCGATGACCGACGAGGTGTTCGACGCCGTCGCGCGGTACGCGAGCGTCGAGCCGGACGCGCTGGTCGACGCGCCCGAGCCGACCGCGGACGACTGA
- a CDS encoding GNAT family N-acetyltransferase, with protein MEFHQEPTFERQERQEIYDLVERHGRVDYEEARQDLRMDHEMFGHHVAMLVRDGALKRTDEGALEVAFESGAVEEYEVDDTLFCIRQARQDDLTGLIGAIRSTTETAPYVEAESVADIVENEATLLRHNEVETRVFFVATVDGDVVGWAGVKGNELAKLAHTAELTVGVVDQYQGHGIGSHLLVRGVGWAAANGYDRVYNSVPATNEAAVEFLEDHGWELEAVREGHYRIDGEPVDELMLAVEV; from the coding sequence ATGGAGTTCCACCAGGAGCCGACGTTCGAGCGACAGGAGCGACAGGAGATCTACGACCTCGTCGAGCGGCACGGCCGCGTCGACTACGAGGAGGCCCGCCAGGACCTCCGGATGGACCACGAGATGTTCGGCCACCACGTCGCGATGCTCGTCCGTGACGGGGCGCTGAAGCGGACCGACGAGGGCGCCCTGGAGGTCGCCTTCGAGTCCGGCGCCGTCGAGGAGTACGAGGTCGACGACACGCTGTTCTGCATCCGGCAGGCCCGCCAGGACGACCTGACGGGCCTCATCGGCGCCATCCGCTCGACCACCGAGACCGCCCCGTACGTCGAGGCCGAGTCGGTGGCGGACATCGTCGAGAACGAGGCGACGCTGCTGCGCCACAACGAGGTGGAGACGCGCGTCTTCTTCGTCGCGACCGTCGATGGCGACGTGGTGGGCTGGGCCGGTGTGAAGGGGAACGAACTCGCGAAGCTGGCCCACACCGCCGAACTCACCGTCGGCGTGGTCGATCAGTACCAGGGCCACGGCATCGGGAGCCACCTCCTCGTCCGCGGGGTCGGCTGGGCGGCCGCCAACGGCTACGACCGCGTCTACAACTCCGTCCCGGCCACGAACGAGGCCGCCGTCGAGTTCCTGGAGGACCACGGCTGGGAGCTCGAAGCGGTCCGCGAGGGCCACTACCGCATCGACGGCGAACCCGTCGACGAGCTGATGCTGGCCGTCGAGGTCTGA
- a CDS encoding 2,5-diamino-6-(ribosylamino)-4(3H)-pyrimidinone 5'-phosphate reductase, with the protein MHVHVNAATSVDGKLSTRRREQVRISGDEDFARVDRLRAEADAVLVGVGTVLADDPSLVRHDEPHRERERGTDEPPARVVVDSRGRTPPDAAILDGEPTTYLLASDALSTDRERALAAAGATVLRTESTDGSERVDLAAALEALEERGVERLMVEGGGEVIFSLFDAGLVDRLTLYVGSLVLGGRDAPTLADGEGFVESFPALSLAAVDRLDDGVVLSYDVE; encoded by the coding sequence GTGCACGTCCACGTGAACGCCGCGACCAGCGTCGACGGGAAGCTCTCGACCCGCCGGCGCGAGCAGGTCCGCATCTCCGGCGACGAGGACTTCGCCCGCGTCGACCGCCTCCGGGCCGAGGCCGACGCCGTGCTCGTCGGCGTCGGGACCGTGCTCGCGGACGACCCCTCGCTCGTGCGACACGACGAGCCCCACCGCGAGCGCGAACGCGGGACCGACGAGCCGCCTGCCCGTGTCGTCGTCGACAGCCGCGGCCGGACGCCGCCGGACGCCGCCATTCTCGATGGCGAGCCGACGACCTACCTGCTGGCGAGCGACGCGCTCTCGACCGACCGCGAGCGTGCGCTCGCGGCGGCGGGCGCGACGGTACTGCGAACGGAGAGTACCGACGGAAGCGAGCGCGTCGACCTCGCGGCTGCGCTGGAGGCGCTCGAAGAACGGGGCGTCGAGCGGCTCATGGTCGAGGGAGGTGGCGAGGTGATCTTCTCGCTGTTCGACGCCGGCCTGGTCGACCGGCTCACCCTCTACGTCGGCTCGCTGGTCCTCGGTGGCCGGGACGCACCCACACTCGCAGACGGCGAGGGGTTCGTGGAGTCGTTCCCGGCGCTGTCGCTGGCCGCCGTCGACCGACTCGACGACGGCGTGGTGCTGTCGTACGACGTGGAGTGA
- a CDS encoding DUF7545 family protein gives MSTDKSDAVTLTIDGPDGEDQVTLPSGLLEMLAEGEESAAEVVGDLAMFGCAQRIHATVHHSEGGVDEELEAIEETTMDLFEERFGATYGELTGHQH, from the coding sequence ATGTCGACTGACAAATCCGACGCGGTCACGCTCACCATCGACGGCCCCGACGGCGAGGACCAGGTCACGCTCCCGTCCGGGCTGCTCGAGATGCTCGCGGAGGGCGAGGAGTCCGCGGCCGAGGTCGTCGGCGACCTCGCCATGTTCGGCTGCGCCCAGCGCATCCACGCCACCGTCCACCACTCCGAGGGCGGCGTGGACGAGGAGCTGGAGGCCATCGAGGAGACGACCATGGACCTGTTCGAGGAGCGGTTCGGTGCCACCTACGGCGAGCTGACCGGCCACCAGCACTGA
- a CDS encoding DNA polymerase beta superfamily protein encodes MTTDDPPGLADALAAVERYHDARVLAARDIGSRAWNLHSATSDHDVAALFVQRPAAYARLGDVVESVERTEGETELRAWNVRRFGELLVDSNPTALEFCHSPLVHRAYDPLSALVDDVADRFDPMSVYHHYRSLATRQYHKYLQRRLLDGDEPVYVVVEERDDAYRVRPVDDPDGATERVPKGRYAEATTDRTVKRALYVVRGILYAGYVRDTHRFPPLDFGAFLDLAADAAAGGAPDGFDPDPDLVATASDLAERKRAGEGDATVGDPIGPGALPPTRIDPGTHAVRGIPRDRVNEFIERSLADAPE; translated from the coding sequence ATGACCACCGACGACCCGCCGGGGCTGGCCGACGCGCTGGCGGCGGTCGAGCGTTACCACGACGCCCGGGTCCTCGCGGCACGGGACATCGGCAGTCGGGCGTGGAACCTCCACTCGGCGACCAGCGACCACGACGTGGCCGCCCTGTTCGTCCAGCGGCCGGCCGCCTACGCCCGCCTCGGCGACGTGGTCGAGTCCGTCGAGCGGACCGAGGGCGAGACGGAGCTCCGGGCGTGGAACGTCCGGCGCTTCGGCGAACTCCTCGTGGACTCCAACCCGACCGCGCTGGAGTTCTGCCACTCGCCGCTCGTCCACCGGGCGTACGACCCGCTCTCGGCGCTCGTCGACGACGTGGCCGACCGGTTCGACCCGATGTCGGTCTACCACCACTACCGCTCGCTGGCGACCCGACAGTACCACAAGTACCTCCAGCGGCGGCTGCTGGACGGTGACGAGCCGGTGTACGTGGTCGTGGAGGAACGCGACGACGCCTACCGGGTCCGGCCGGTCGACGACCCTGACGGGGCGACCGAGCGCGTCCCGAAGGGTCGCTACGCGGAGGCCACCACGGACCGGACGGTCAAGCGAGCGCTGTACGTCGTTCGGGGCATCCTCTACGCCGGGTACGTCCGCGACACCCATCGCTTCCCGCCGCTGGACTTCGGGGCGTTCCTCGACCTCGCGGCGGACGCCGCCGCGGGCGGCGCTCCCGACGGGTTCGACCCGGACCCGGACCTGGTCGCGACGGCCAGCGACCTCGCCGAGCGCAAGCGTGCGGGGGAGGGTGACGCCACGGTCGGCGACCCCATCGGACCGGGAGCGCTCCCACCGACGCGTATCGACCCGGGGACCCACGCCGTCCGCGGCATCCCCCGTGACCGGGTGAACGAGTTCATCGAGCGGTCGCTGGCCGACGCGCCCGAGTGA